A single genomic interval of Solimonas sp. K1W22B-7 harbors:
- a CDS encoding M13 family metallopeptidase — MKRLALAACAALLVAGCGSLPLFTGAPRGPVSGIDPENFDRKVRAQDDLYRAVSGGWMARTEIPADKASYGAFTEIDDRAEVLLRKIIEESAADKKAAAGSDTQKVGDYYRAFMDERRVNGLGLAPLRPTLAQIDALQDRRQLPKLLAGLSKIGAGPVPAWIDQDAKDSTRYIVYLEQGGTGLPDRDYYLSADAKFAEIRPKYVAHIAKMLTLAGIADAEATAQKIMALETTLARAQWTKVESRDDDKTYNLRTLAQLRKLTPRFDMRAYLTEQGLGATPGVVVRQPSFYKAWDKAMAELPLPLLRDYLKWQLLSDFAPYLSKDLVDENFAFYGTTLRGIQKLKPRWKRGVDVTEGALGEVTGRIYVARHFPPEAKARMQKLVETLLAAYGDSIRKLDWMSPQTKEKALLKLSKFTTKIGYPDKWKDYSALVVKPDDLLGNVMRSARVEHEREAAKLGKPIDRGEWFMTPQTVNAYYNPAMNEIVFPAAILQPPFFDMQADDAMNYGSIGAVIGHEIGHGFDDQGSKFDGDGNLKSWWTRADRARFEQRTKKLIEQYGRFEPVPGHKVNGELTIGENIGDLGGLAIAYKAWQTSLAGQPSPVIDGISGEQRFFMGWAQSWRRKYREADLVQRLKTDPHAPDEYRCNGVVVNLPAFYEAFGVKPGDRLYLPPEQRVSIW, encoded by the coding sequence ATGAAGCGTCTCGCCCTGGCCGCCTGCGCCGCCCTGCTGGTGGCCGGTTGCGGCAGCCTGCCCCTGTTCACGGGAGCCCCCAGGGGCCCGGTCTCCGGCATCGACCCGGAGAACTTCGACAGGAAGGTCCGCGCCCAGGACGACCTCTACCGCGCGGTCAGCGGCGGCTGGATGGCACGCACCGAAATCCCCGCGGACAAGGCCAGCTACGGCGCCTTCACCGAGATCGACGACCGCGCCGAAGTGCTGCTGCGCAAGATCATCGAGGAGTCCGCCGCCGACAAGAAGGCGGCGGCGGGCAGCGACACGCAGAAGGTCGGCGACTACTACCGCGCCTTCATGGACGAGCGGCGCGTCAACGGCCTGGGCCTGGCGCCGCTGCGCCCGACGCTGGCGCAGATCGACGCGCTGCAGGACCGCAGGCAGCTGCCGAAACTGCTGGCCGGGCTGTCGAAGATCGGCGCCGGCCCGGTCCCCGCCTGGATCGACCAGGACGCCAAGGACTCCACCCGCTACATCGTCTACCTCGAGCAGGGCGGCACCGGCCTGCCGGACCGCGACTACTACCTGTCCGCCGACGCCAAGTTCGCCGAGATCCGCCCGAAGTACGTGGCGCACATCGCGAAGATGCTGACCCTGGCCGGCATCGCCGACGCCGAGGCCACCGCGCAGAAGATCATGGCGCTGGAGACCACGCTGGCGCGGGCGCAGTGGACCAAGGTGGAGTCTCGCGACGACGACAAGACCTACAACCTGCGCACGCTGGCACAGCTGCGCAAGCTGACGCCGCGCTTCGACATGCGCGCCTACCTGACGGAGCAGGGCCTGGGCGCCACGCCGGGCGTCGTCGTGCGCCAGCCCAGCTTCTACAAGGCCTGGGACAAGGCCATGGCCGAGCTGCCGCTGCCGCTGCTGCGCGACTATCTCAAGTGGCAGCTGCTGAGCGACTTCGCACCGTATCTGTCCAAGGACCTGGTCGACGAGAACTTCGCCTTCTACGGCACCACGCTGCGCGGCATCCAGAAACTCAAGCCGCGCTGGAAGCGCGGGGTGGACGTCACCGAGGGCGCGCTGGGCGAGGTCACCGGCCGCATCTACGTCGCGCGCCACTTCCCGCCGGAAGCCAAGGCGCGCATGCAGAAGCTGGTGGAGACCCTGCTGGCGGCCTACGGCGACAGCATCCGCAAGCTCGACTGGATGAGCCCGCAGACCAAGGAAAAAGCGCTGCTGAAGCTGTCCAAGTTCACCACCAAGATCGGCTATCCCGACAAGTGGAAGGACTACTCGGCGCTGGTGGTGAAGCCCGACGACCTGCTCGGCAACGTCATGCGCTCCGCCCGCGTGGAGCACGAACGCGAGGCCGCCAAGCTGGGCAAACCGATCGACCGCGGCGAATGGTTCATGACGCCGCAGACGGTCAACGCCTATTACAACCCGGCGATGAACGAGATCGTCTTCCCGGCCGCGATCCTGCAGCCGCCGTTCTTCGACATGCAGGCCGACGACGCGATGAACTACGGCAGCATCGGCGCCGTGATCGGCCACGAGATCGGCCACGGCTTCGACGACCAGGGCTCCAAGTTCGACGGCGACGGCAACCTCAAGTCCTGGTGGACCCGCGCCGACCGCGCGCGCTTCGAGCAGCGCACGAAGAAGCTGATCGAGCAGTACGGCCGCTTCGAGCCGGTGCCGGGCCACAAGGTCAACGGCGAGCTGACCATCGGCGAGAACATCGGCGACCTCGGCGGCCTCGCCATCGCCTACAAGGCCTGGCAGACCTCGCTGGCCGGCCAGCCCTCGCCGGTGATCGACGGCATCAGCGGCGAGCAGCGCTTCTTCATGGGCTGGGCGCAGTCCTGGCGCCGCAAGTACCGCGAAGCCGACCTGGTGCAGCGCCTCAAGACCGATCCGCATGCGCCGGACGAATACCGCTGCAACGGCGTGGTGGTGAACCTGCCGGCCTTCTACGAGGCCTTCGGCGTCAAGCCGGGCGACAGGCTCTACCTGCCGCCGGAGCAGCGCGTCAGCATCTGGTAG